The following are from one region of the Trichosurus vulpecula isolate mTriVul1 unplaced genomic scaffold, mTriVul1.pri scaffold_48_arrow_ctg1, whole genome shotgun sequence genome:
- the LOC118833358 gene encoding high mobility group protein B3-like yields MAKGDPKKPKGKMSAYAFFVQTCREEHKKKNPEVPVNFAEFSKKCSERWKNMSGKEKSKFDEMAKADKLRYDREMKDYGPAKGGKKKKDPNAPKRPPSGFFLFCSEFRPKIKSTNPGISIGDVAKKLGEMWNNLSDSEKQPYNNKAAKLKEKYEKDVADYKSKGNFDSAKGIPKVSRKKVEEEEEEEEEEDEEDEEDDE; encoded by the exons ACCCAAAGAAACCAAAAGGCAAAATGTCTGCTTATGCCTTCTTTGTACAAACATGCCGTGaggaacataagaaaaaaaatcctgaagttCCTGTCAATTTTGCAGAATTTTCAAAGAAGTGTTCAGAAAGATGGAAG AATATGTCTGGAAAGGAAAAATCCAAGTTTGATGAAATGGCAAAAGCTGATAAGTTGCGGTATGACAGGGAGATGAAGGATTATGGACCAgccaaaggagggaaaaaaaaaaaggatcctaATGCTCCCAAAAGGCCCCC GTCTGGGTTCTTCCTATTCTGTTCAGAATTTCGCCCCAAGATAAAATCTACAAACCCTGGGATATCCATTGGGGATGTAGCAAAAAAACTTGGTGAGATGTGGAATAATCTGAGTGATAGTGAAAAGCAGCCATACAACAATAAGGCAgcaaaactgaaggaaaaatatgaaaag GATGTTGCTGATTACAAATCCAAAGGAAACTTTGATAGTGCAAAGGGAATACCTAAAGTTTCCCGGAAAAaggtagaggaggaagaagaggaggaagaggaggaagatgaggaagatgaagaagatgatgaataA